In one Molothrus aeneus isolate 106 chromosome 8, BPBGC_Maene_1.0, whole genome shotgun sequence genomic region, the following are encoded:
- the RBP4 gene encoding LOW QUALITY PROTEIN: retinol-binding protein 4 (The sequence of the model RefSeq protein was modified relative to this genomic sequence to represent the inferred CDS: inserted 1 base in 1 codon) gives MRAFWKQEGASHEDLKSAGLAAEQGQRPPEPTGVTQEAVMKGPLPAASTSPPPAALPNAGPVAQRVAKAPGVHKAFPAWAXATTINTWALKRLQDQHCLDRMAHTERALPWLLLLLLALMGSSTAERDCRVSSFKVKENFDKTRYSGTWYAMAKKDPEGLFLQDNVVAQFSVDENGQMTATAKGRVRLFNNWDVCADMIGSFTDTEDPAKFKMRYWGVASFLQKGNDDHWVVDTDYDTYALHYSCRQLNADGTCADSYSFVFSRDPKGLPPDAQKIVRQRQIDLCLDRKYRVIAHNGENFFF, from the exons ATGCGAGCCTTTTGGAAGCAAGAGGGAGCCAGTCATGAGGACCTGAAGAG CGCCGGcttggctgcagagcagggtcaAAGACCACCTGAGCCCACGGGTGTTACGCAAGAGGCCGTAATGAAGGggcccctgcctgcagcatccACCAGCCCGCCTCCCGCTGCCCTCCCCAATGCTGGCCCTGTGGCTCAGCGGGTTGCGAAAGCCCCAGGAGTACATAAAGCgttccctgcctggg ctgccaccaCCATCAACACTTGGGCTCTCAAGAGGCTCCAGGACCAGCACTGTCT ggacaggatggCCCACACAGAGAGAGCTCTGCCctggttgctgctgctgctactggcCTTgatgggcagcagcactgcagagcggGACTGCCGAGTAAGCAGCTTCAAAGTCAAGGAGAACTTCGACAAGACCCGG TACAGTGGCACCTGGTATGCTATGGCAAAAAAAGATCCTGAGGGGCTGTTTCTGCAGGACAATGTGGTAGCCCAGTTCAGCGTAGATGAGAATGGACAAATGACTGCCACTGCAAAGGGCCGAGTCAGACTCTTCAA TAACTGGGATGTCTGTGCTGACATGATCGGCTCTTTCACTGACACAGAGGATCCTGCCAAGTTCAAGATGAGGTACTGGGGAGTCGCCTCTTTTCTGCAGAAAGGAA atgatGATCACTGGGTAGTGGACACAGATTATGACACATATGCTCTTCATTACTCCTGCCGCCAGCTAAATGCAGATGGCACTTGTGCTGATAGCTACTCCTTTGTGTTCTCCCGGGACCCCAAGGGATTGCCTCCAGATGCACAGAAAATTGTCAGACAAAGGCAGATAGACCTCTGTTTGGACAGGAAATACAGAGTTATCGCTCATAATGGtgagaacttttttttctga